The proteins below are encoded in one region of Pontibacter deserti:
- a CDS encoding ABC transporter permease/M1 family aminopeptidase, giving the protein MFKEIFLFELKYRMKRPATYIYFAILFMMAYMAMLAIGGAFGGGVIIGDASGGKVYANSPYQINWIVTLLSWFGVLITCSMMGTPIFRDFEHKTHSLYYTTPISKAGYIFGRFTGSFLVTLFVFMGVALGAMFATIMPWMEPEKVGPFNLMWYIQPYLTIIIPNLLLTGAIFFTLATLTRSALSIYVGGVIFLVLYGISSSLTSDLDNDFIANLVDPMGASAIYLTQRYWTTAERNTLMLPFSEYVIINRALWVSIGIALLAFCYYKFSFSFANAGIKLFRRRNSAEAAGAFVPSERLHLPKVSQSFSFNLSLKQYFKLSKLEFNGIIKSVYFIAIVTAGIIFLFVSGAQVGKMYDTNTFPVTSQVVTVLNGTFALFFLIIITFYSGELVWRERDNRINQIYDALPIPNWVPFASKMTALMLVQVVLLFVIMICGIIIQTFKGYYKYELDVYLQGLFGIQLIDYLLLCVLAMLVQVIVNNKFIGHFVMVVYYLLNIFKGQLGFEHTLYSYSSDTGITYSAMNGYGHFVWPFTIYKIYWGAFALLLAIVTSMLWSRGAENMLKWRLKLASMQLTKSTLFVAAAGLIIFLITGSFIFYNTNILNEYRTSDEQEERQANYEKLYKKYDGIKQPRITDVNLKVDIYPQERIFDFKGYFWIKNTHNQPIDSIHILVSDEAEVRKLEFEKPAKLAMHDKNYGYRIYKLTKSMQPGDSMRLHMDLHYATKGFRNSGSNTGIVYNGTFINSEYLPKIGYQSGIELSEDDLRKEHGLKPKPRMADVNDSVARMNTYISKEADWITFETTVSTIPSQIAIAPGYLQKEWTKNGRRYFHYKMDAPILNFYSFLSADYQVKKDHWKGKNGQDVAIEIYYHKGHEYNLDRMIKSVKKSLDYFTENFSPYQHKQVRILEFPGYQTFAQSFPNTIPYSEAIGFIADVDDKDPEDVDYPFYVTAHEVAHQWWAHQVIGGDVQGSVLMSETMSQYSALMVMKHEYGEERMNKFLKYELNSYLLGRTTERKKEMPLYKVENQGYIHYRKGSVVMYALADYIGEENLNKALRKYIQKVGFQRAPYTNSIEFMSYIREATPDSLQYLVKDMFENITLYENKTTDATYKKLSDGKYKVTFTVDAKKLYADSLGTESPAKMNDWVDVGVLARHKVEGNWQDKPLYMKKHKLKSGVNKFEFIVNEKPEKAGIDPLNILIDRNPTDNTKKVTEG; this is encoded by the coding sequence ATGTTTAAAGAGATATTCCTGTTTGAGCTGAAGTACCGGATGAAGCGTCCGGCAACTTATATATACTTTGCTATCCTGTTCATGATGGCGTACATGGCTATGCTGGCAATTGGTGGTGCCTTTGGAGGTGGCGTAATAATTGGAGATGCCAGCGGCGGAAAAGTATATGCCAACTCTCCTTACCAGATCAACTGGATTGTAACGCTGCTGAGTTGGTTTGGTGTGCTGATCACTTGTTCTATGATGGGGACACCTATTTTTAGGGACTTCGAGCACAAAACGCATTCGCTGTATTATACCACACCCATCTCTAAGGCAGGCTATATTTTTGGCAGGTTTACAGGTTCGTTTCTGGTAACGCTGTTCGTGTTTATGGGTGTAGCGCTTGGTGCCATGTTTGCAACCATTATGCCTTGGATGGAGCCTGAAAAAGTGGGGCCATTTAACCTGATGTGGTACATCCAGCCATACTTAACTATCATCATTCCGAACCTGCTGCTAACAGGTGCTATCTTTTTTACACTGGCTACACTTACCCGAAGTGCGCTTTCAATCTATGTGGGAGGGGTTATCTTTTTAGTGCTGTATGGCATCTCCAGCAGCCTTACCAGTGACCTGGATAATGACTTTATTGCGAACCTGGTAGACCCAATGGGGGCATCTGCCATTTACTTAACGCAACGTTACTGGACAACCGCCGAGCGCAACACGCTCATGCTCCCTTTCAGTGAATACGTGATCATAAACCGGGCGCTCTGGGTAAGTATAGGCATAGCGTTGCTGGCTTTCTGTTATTATAAATTCAGCTTCTCGTTTGCAAATGCAGGTATAAAACTCTTCCGCCGCCGCAACAGCGCCGAAGCCGCCGGTGCATTTGTACCTTCAGAACGCTTACATCTACCTAAAGTATCGCAAAGCTTCTCGTTTAACCTGAGTCTAAAGCAGTATTTCAAGCTGAGCAAACTGGAGTTTAACGGCATCATCAAGAGCGTATACTTTATAGCTATCGTTACGGCCGGTATTATCTTCCTGTTTGTATCGGGGGCGCAGGTTGGTAAGATGTATGATACCAACACCTTCCCGGTTACGTCGCAGGTGGTAACGGTGCTGAACGGTACATTTGCCCTGTTCTTCCTGATCATCATTACCTTCTATTCTGGTGAGTTGGTGTGGCGCGAGCGCGATAACCGCATCAACCAGATCTACGATGCCCTGCCAATTCCGAACTGGGTACCATTTGCTTCTAAAATGACAGCCCTGATGCTGGTGCAGGTAGTGTTACTGTTCGTGATCATGATCTGCGGTATCATCATCCAGACGTTTAAGGGCTACTATAAGTATGAACTTGATGTTTACCTGCAGGGCCTGTTTGGCATTCAGTTGATCGATTACCTGTTGCTTTGCGTGCTGGCCATGCTGGTGCAGGTAATTGTGAACAATAAATTCATCGGCCACTTTGTGATGGTAGTATATTATTTGCTTAACATCTTTAAGGGTCAGCTTGGTTTTGAGCATACTTTGTACTCTTATAGTTCCGACACAGGCATTACTTACTCTGCCATGAATGGTTACGGGCACTTTGTATGGCCTTTTACCATCTACAAAATTTACTGGGGAGCATTTGCGCTGTTGCTGGCTATAGTTACAAGTATGCTTTGGTCGCGCGGTGCCGAAAACATGCTAAAGTGGCGCCTGAAACTGGCAAGCATGCAACTCACGAAATCTACTTTATTTGTAGCTGCTGCCGGGCTTATAATCTTCCTGATTACGGGTAGTTTTATTTTCTACAACACCAACATCCTGAATGAATACCGCACATCAGATGAACAGGAAGAGCGCCAGGCCAATTACGAGAAACTTTACAAGAAGTATGACGGCATAAAACAGCCCCGCATTACGGATGTAAACCTGAAGGTAGACATTTACCCACAGGAGCGCATTTTCGATTTTAAAGGTTACTTCTGGATCAAGAACACACACAACCAGCCAATAGATTCTATCCATATACTGGTTTCGGATGAGGCCGAAGTACGGAAGCTGGAATTTGAGAAGCCGGCAAAACTGGCTATGCATGACAAAAACTATGGCTACCGGATTTATAAGTTAACCAAATCAATGCAGCCCGGCGATTCGATGCGCCTGCACATGGACCTGCACTATGCTACCAAAGGTTTCCGTAACAGTGGCTCCAATACAGGTATAGTTTACAACGGTACATTTATCAACAGCGAGTATTTGCCTAAAATTGGCTACCAGTCAGGTATAGAGCTGAGCGAAGATGACTTGCGCAAAGAGCATGGACTGAAACCAAAGCCACGCATGGCCGATGTGAACGATTCTGTTGCCCGTATGAATACCTACATCAGCAAAGAAGCTGACTGGATAACGTTCGAAACTACTGTCAGCACTATCCCGAGCCAGATTGCGATTGCACCGGGTTATTTGCAGAAGGAATGGACAAAGAATGGCCGCCGCTATTTCCATTACAAAATGGATGCGCCTATACTTAACTTCTATTCTTTCCTGTCAGCTGATTACCAGGTGAAGAAAGACCACTGGAAAGGCAAAAATGGCCAGGATGTAGCTATTGAAATTTACTACCACAAAGGCCACGAGTATAACCTGGACCGCATGATAAAATCGGTAAAGAAATCACTGGATTACTTTACCGAAAACTTCAGCCCGTACCAGCACAAACAGGTGCGCATACTGGAGTTCCCGGGTTACCAAACCTTTGCTCAATCGTTCCCGAACACCATACCTTACTCTGAGGCCATTGGTTTTATAGCTGATGTAGACGATAAGGACCCAGAAGATGTGGATTACCCGTTTTATGTAACCGCGCACGAAGTGGCGCACCAGTGGTGGGCACACCAGGTGATAGGCGGCGATGTGCAGGGCTCGGTACTAATGTCGGAAACGATGAGCCAGTACAGTGCCCTGATGGTCATGAAGCATGAGTACGGCGAAGAAAGAATGAACAAGTTCCTGAAATACGAACTGAACTCTTACCTGCTTGGCCGCACTACAGAACGCAAGAAAGAGATGCCGCTTTATAAAGTGGAAAACCAGGGGTACATCCATTACCGAAAAGGCAGCGTGGTAATGTATGCTCTGGCAGATTATATAGGCGAAGAGAACCTGAACAAGGCGTTGCGGAAGTATATTCAGAAAGTGGGTTTCCAGCGAGCTCCTTATACCAATTCCATCGAGTTCATGAGCTATATCCGCGAGGCTACCCCAGACTCGCTGCAATACCTGGTAAAAGATATGTTCGAGAACATTACGCTGTACGAGAACAAGACTACAGATGCTACTTACAAAAAGCTGTCTGACGGCAAGTATAAAGTTACGTTTACGGTTGATGCTAAGAAACTATACGCCGACAGCCTGGGCACCGAATCTCCGGCCAAG